In Solanum stenotomum isolate F172 chromosome 6, ASM1918654v1, whole genome shotgun sequence, one DNA window encodes the following:
- the LOC125868389 gene encoding amino acid transporter AVT1I-like: MATMGYLMYGQNLMSQITLNLPTGKISSKIAIYTTLVNPITKYALVVSPIATAIEDKLPLRKSKFIVSYFIRTFLVINTVIVALTVPFFGYVMTFTGALLGVTVSILLPCLCYLKIKKPSYLEVVFIGMILVFGSSVAISGTYTSLKNIISHV, translated from the coding sequence ATGGCAACTATGGGGTACTTAATGTATGGACAAAATTTAATGTCACAAATAACATTAAATCTCCCTACCGGGAAAATTAGTTCAAAAATCGCGATATATACGACACTCGTTAATCCAATAACAAAGTATGCTCTTGTCGTCTCTCCAATTGCAACGGCTATTGAAGATAAATTACCTTTACGAAAGAGTAAATTTATCGTAAGCTACTTCATCAGAACATTTTTAGTCATCAACACTGTCATTGTGGCGTTAACCGTTCCATTCTTTGGATATGTCATGACATTTACGGGCGCTCTTTTGGGAGTTACCGTGTCGATATTGTTACCATGCCTATGCTACCTCAAGATCAAGAAGCCTTCTTATTTGGAAGTTGTGTTTATTGGGATGATTTTGGTTTTTGGTTCTTCAGTTGCCATATCTGGAACTTACACTTCTTTAAAAAACATTATTAGTCATGTCTAG